A single window of Nomascus leucogenys isolate Asia chromosome 18, Asia_NLE_v1, whole genome shotgun sequence DNA harbors:
- the JCAD gene encoding junctional protein associated with coronary artery disease, with the protein MYSVEDLLISHGYKLSRDLPASREDNPKGRQAARTGTRAGQGLQNGHEDGPAALAHRKTSAGKGHVSDSESRRSTPRGHGEPQSTSASRTSEAGFYNQPTSAWSSHPPIGNDQAYRRRGRQEARSQKPREHENLEARGMAQAHSLPVHMREGPWEVGGRSEHVMKKPVWEEELRMSGPAKWQNVSLESWKQPRKLGRQMSDGDGERLFQDLYPFIQGGHVLNSQNKGKSRSLPRVLSPESLSCTEIPIPLNERHLPKMPPYPPTCAPNLDSMRNSEKSGCSAPFPRPKFGRPLKPPSYSSHQQSRGGADSSDSQDSQQMDAYVPRHELCLSDPGLEPPVYVPPPSYRSPPQNIPNPYLEDTVPINVCGGHSQQQSPTEKAGASSQPPSGSPGTGNEYGVSPRLPQGLPAHPRPVTAYDSFVQYIPFDDPRLRHFKLAQPQGFCEDIKLDNKSHNSSPVTAQELAHGGMQPDGAIWNPQSLIPPSGDERGPVLADPSPRWLWGQPPGDGENSGLPDQRDRCVAREQWPDVRGSQHGHTGRQVSSPYSQGESTCETQTKLKKFHTGTRTKKSSKKKMNETIFCLVSIPVKSESHLPDRDMDNNDLKPSADQKNGSDKSPALQEQSLLSMSSTDLELQALTGSMGGRTEFQKQDLGELEDRQTNDLSFIHLTKHRELKHSGSWPGHRYRDQQTQTSFSEEPQSSQLLPGAKLGGPSRAALSPKCSDPAASEAQTHTAFPSGDHKQRPSAPNLKGHRSLSPSSNSAFSRTSLSVDQAPTPKAGRSQPCMDVHGLGAHPGPKREVVKGEPTGPCNSKQLFGQFLLKPVSRRPWDLISQLESFNKELQEEEESSSSSSSSSSSEESEESEAEPQQENRAHCRQEDVGFRGNSPEMRVEPQPRMWVPESPVCRSGRGDSKPESWSEELQPGHPHAWPPSPGRFRVEEGGGAPFCSVDGSMSAEKRHLEVSNGMDELAGSPFPVTRMSSRSSDSKPPPASYPAEPREPRESQKITSAFSSVKPNEAVPRKFDSGGERGAGPPLSLSNKNRGLSAPDLRSVGLTPGQEQGASELEGSLGEASTIEIPPGESLQARAARILGIEVAVESLLPGTRREGQNQPAEPDASACTPESPQEELPSRPAPADVPRVSTDAFYGRRKCGWTKSPLFVGDRDSARRAPQAFEHSDVDGVVTSTDPVPEPEPSPLESKFFEQKDVETKPPFRSTLFHFVERTPSVAGSEKRLRSPSKVIESLQEKLASPPRRADPDRLMRMKEVSSVSRMRFLSFRNADSQEEAEELKATTRGQAGLPGGLVSPGSGDRARRLGHSLSVSKDSISREEKEHPAAQKEKSMDQDFWCPDSYDPSRVERV; encoded by the exons GTTTTATAATCAACCCACCTCAGCATGGTCCTCTCATCCCCCGATTGGTAACGACCAAGCCTACCGGAGAAGAGGACGGCAAGAAGCCAGGAGCCAGAAGCCGAGGGAGCACGAAAACCTGGAGGCCAGAGGAATGGCCCAAGCCCACAGCCTGCCTGTCCACATGAGGGAGGGTCCATGGGAAGTTGGAGGAAGGTCAGAGCATGTGATGAAGAAGCCGGTTTGGGAAGAAGAATTGAGAATGTCAGGTCCTGCCAAGTGGCAGAACGTCAGCCTGGAAAGCTGGAAGCAGCCAAGGAAATTAGGGAGGCAGATGTCtgatggggatggggagagacTGTTTCAAGACCTGTACCCATTCATTCAAGGAGGACATGTGTTGAATTCTCAAAACAAAGGGAAGTCTCGCTCACTGCCTAGAGTTCTTTCCCCCGAGAGCCTGAGTTGTACGGAAATTCCCATTCCATTAAATGAAAGACATTTACCTAAAATGCCACCGTATCCTCCCACTTGCGCACCAAATTTGGACTCCATGAGGAATTCTGAGAAGAGTGGCTGCTCAGCCCCATTTCCCCGGCCTAAGTTTGGGAGGCCCCTCAAGCCCCCATCTTACAGCTCGCACCAGCAGTCTAGGGGAGGAGCGGACAGCAGTGACTCTCAGGACAGCCAGCAGATGGACGCCTATGTCCCCAGGCATGAGCTCTGCCTGTCAGACCCTGGATTGGAACCTCCAGTGTACGTGCCTCCACCCTCATACAGATCGCCCCCGCAGAACATCCCAAACCCCTACTTGGAAGACACGGTGCCCATAAATGTGTGTGGCGGTCACAGTCAACAGCAGTCTCCGACCGAGAAGGCTGGGGCCAGCAGTCAGCCTCCTTCAGGCTCCCCCGGAACTGGGAATGAGTATGGTGTGAGCCCCCGCTTGCCTCAGGGGCTCCCTGCACACCCCCGACCCGTCACTGCCTACGACAGCTTCGTTCAGTACATTCCCTTTGATGATCCACGGTTACGACATTTTAAACTAGCTCAGCCCCAGGGTTTCTGTGAAGACATAAAGCTTGACAATAAATCACATAACTCCAGTCCTGTCACTGCCCAAGAGCTGGCTCATGGAGGAATGCAGCCTGATGGTGCCATTTGGAATCCACAGAGCTTAATACCCCCATCGGGGGATGAGAGAGGCCCGGTCTTGGCCGATCCCAGCCCCCGGTGGCTGTGGGGCCAGCCCCCCGGGGATGGGGAAAACAGTGGCCTCCCTGACCAGAGAGACCGCTGTGTGGCGAGGGAACAGTGGCCTGATGTGAGAGGCAGCCAGCACGGGCACACTGGAAGACAAGTTTCCTCCCCTTATTCACAGGGCGAGAGCACCTGCGAAACTCAAACCAAGCTCAAAAAGTTCCATACTGGGACTCGGACCAAgaaaagttcaaagaaaaaaatgaatgagactaTATTTTGCTTGGTTTCTATCCCGGTGAAATCAGAATCACATCTGCCAGATAGAGATATGGACAACAATGACTTAAAGCCCAGTGCTGATCAAAAGAATGGGTCTGATAAGAGTCCGGCTCTGCAAGAACAGAGTCTGCTGAGCATGTCTTCCACCGACCTGGAGCTGCAGGCCCTCACAGGAAGCATGGGTGGGAGAACGGAGTTCCAAAAACAAGATCTAGGGGAACTAGaagacagacaaacaaatgaCCTCAGTTTCATCCACCTTACAAAGCACAGAGAACTCAAGCATTCTGGCTCTTGGCCAGGGCACCGGTACAGAGATCAGCAAACACAAACCAGTTTCTCCGAGGAGCCCCAAAGTTCGCAGCTGCTCCCTGGTGCAAAGCTGGGAGGGCCGAGTCGTGCAGCATTGAGTCCAAAATGTTCAGACCCTGCTGCCTCCGAAGCTCAGACGCACACAGCATTCCCTTCCGGTGATCACAAACAGAGGCCAAGTGCCCCTAACCTGAAAGGTCACAGGTCCCTCAGCCCATCCAGCAACAGTGCATTCTCAAGGACTTCCTTGTCCGTGGATCAGGCACCGACGCCAAAAGCAGGCCGAAGTCAGCCCTGCATGGATGTCCACGGGCTTGGAGCCCACCCTGGGCCTAAGCGGGAGGTGGTGAAGGGGGAGCCCACAGGCCCGTGCAACAGTAAACAACTCTTTGGGCAGTTTCTCCTGAAACCGGTCAGCCGTCGTCCCTGGGATTTGATCAGTCAGTTAGAAAGTTTTAACAAGGAGctccaggaagaggaagaaagcagcagtagcagcagcagcagcagcagcagtgaggAAAGTGAGGAAAGTGAGGCGGAGCCGCAGCAGGAGAACCGTGCTCACTGCAGACAGGAGGATGTGGGCTTCCGCGGAAACAGCCCGGAAATGAGGGTTGAGCCACAGCCGAGGATGTGGGTGCCGGAGAGCCCTGTGTGTAGGTCGGGAAGAGGTGACAGTAAGCCCGAGAGCTGGAGTGAGGAGCTGCAGCCTGGCCACCCACATGCCTGGCCTCCATCCCCGGGCCGCTTTCGCGTGGAAGAAGGTGGCGGTGCACCTTTCTGCTCAGTAGATGGAAGCATGAGTGCAGAGAAGAGACACCTGGAGGTTAGCAATGGAATGGACGAGCTGGCAGGTAGCCCATTTCCTGTGACGAGAATGTCTTCAAGATCAAGTGACTCAAAACCACCGCCCGCGTCCTATCCAGCTGAACCTAGGGAGCCCCGGGAAAGTCAGAAAATCACCAGTGCTTTCAGCTCTGTGAAACCAAACGAAGCGGTCCCTCGGAAGTTTGACAGTGGTGGAGAGAGGGGCGCAGGGCCCCCACTGTCCCTGTCTAACAAGAACCGAGGGCTCTCAGCTCCAGACTTACGGTCTGTGGGACTCACCCCTGGGCAAGAGCAGGGTGCCAGTGAGTTAGAGGGGTCTTTGGGTGAAGCGAGCACAATAGAAATCCCCCCAGGTGAGTCTTTGCAAGCCAGGGCTGCGAGGATCCTGGGCATTGAGGTGGCGGTGGAGTCCCTCCTGCCAGGCACCCGGAGAGAGGGACAGAACCAGCCTGCTGAGCCCGATGCAAGTGCCTGCACCCCAGAGTCCCCCCAGGAAGAGTTGCCATCTCGCCCAGCACCGGCAGATGTCCCCAGGGTGTCCACTGATGCCTTTTATGGCAGGAGGAAGTGCGGCTGGACCAAGAGCCCTCTCTTTGTAGGGGACAGGGACAGTGCCAGGCGGGCTCCTCAGGCTTTTGAGCACTCAGATGTGGACGGGGTTGTCACCAGCACAGACCCTGTCCCTGAGCCTGAGCCCAGCCCCTTGGAGTCCAAGTTCTTCGAACAAAAGGATGTGGAGACAAAACCACCCTTCAGGTCCACTTTGTTCCATTTTGTAGAAAGAACCCCAAGTGTGGCAGGCTCTGAAAAGAGACTCAGAAGCCCTTCCAAAGTGATTGAAAGTTTACAAGAGAAACTGGCCTCCCCGCCTAGGAGAGCAGACCCTGACCGCCTGATGAGAATGAAAGAGGTGAGCTCAGTGTCACGGATGAGATTCCTGAGCTTCAGGAATGCCGACTCCCAGGAGGAGGCCGAGGAATTGAAGGCCACCACaaggggccaggctgggctcccAGGAGGCCTTGTGTCTCCTGGCAGTGGGGACCGGGCCCGGAGATTGGGCCACTCACTCTCTGTCTCCAAGGACAGCATCTCcagggaagagaaggagcatcCGGCAGCACAAAAGGAGAAGAGCATGGATCAAGACTTCTGGTGCCCAG atTCCTATGACCCTAGCAGAGTGGAGAGGGTGTGA